Proteins from a genomic interval of Cuculus canorus isolate bCucCan1 chromosome 17, bCucCan1.pri, whole genome shotgun sequence:
- the LOC128849179 gene encoding glutathione S-transferase theta-1 → MGLELYLDLLSQPCRSIYIFARSNNIPFEFKAVELFKGSLLGGTPAASGAEQRGGPSNSEGAGKASLLKKVPALKDGDFTLAECTAILLYLSRKYNTPDHWYPSDIRKRAQVDEYLSWHHANIRANAPKTMWIKVLIPLFTGQPLPSEKLQEVMEGLSTSLKQFEERFLQDKDFIIGSEISLADLVAIVELMQPVGVGCDVFEDRPRLMQWRRRVEEAVGKELFFQAHEMILNIKELSNIQIDPQLKAHLAPVLMKMLK, encoded by the exons atggggctggagctgtACCTGGATCTGCTCTCGCAGCCCTGCCGCTCCATCTACATCTTCGCCCGCAGCAACAACATCCCGTTCGAGTTCAAGGCGGTGGAGCTGTTCAAAG GCTCCCTGCTCGGCGGGACCCCGGCGGCGAGCGGCGCGGAGCAGCGCGGAG GGCCGTCAAACAGCGAGGGAGCTGGCAAAGCCAGTCTCTTGAAGAAAGTACCAGCGCTGAAGGACGGGGACTTCACCTTAGCAGAATG CACTGCCATTCTGCTGTATCTGAGCCGAAAGTACAACACTCCCGACCACTGGTACCCATCGGACATACGAAAACGGGCGCAGGTGGATGAATACCTCTCATGGCACCATGCAAACATCCGGGCTAATGCTCCTAAAACCATGTGGATCAAG gtGCTGATTCCCCTCTTCACAGGACAGCCGCTGCCCTCCGAGAAGCTCCAGGAGGTTATGGAAGGGCTCTCCACTTCCCTGAAGCAATTTGAGGAGAGGTTTCTGCAGGACAAGGATTTTATCATTGGGAGTGAGATTTCTCTGGCAGATCTTGTGGCCATTGTGGAGCTGATGCAA CCCGTCGGAGTTGGTTGTGACGTCTTTGAAGACAGACCTAGGCTGATGCAGTGGCGCAGGCGCGTGGAAGAGGCCGTGGGGAAGGAGCTGTTCTTCCAAGCCCATGAGATGATCCTCAATATCAAAGAACTGAGCAACATTCAAATCGATCCACAGCTGAAAGCGCATCTAGCACCTGTGTTGATGAAGATGTTGAAATGA
- the GSTT2B gene encoding glutathione S-transferase theta-2B, with protein sequence MGLELYLDLLSQPCRALYIFARSNNIPFEFKHVELMKGQHRTEEFQKVNSLMKVPALKDGSFTLAESIAILLYLARKFKTPDHWYPSDLQKRARVDEYLSWQHANIRGKGSKVFLTKVLLPLLTGQPLPPEKLEGITEELNVVLKQFEDKFLQDKPFIAGSEVSLADLVALVELMQPVAAGYDLFEDRPKLAEWRRRVEEVVGKQLFQEAHEGIFNIKNLTADKIAPELREHFKHQLLKQAS encoded by the exons atggggctggagctgtACCTGGATCTGCTCTCGCAGCCCTGCCGGGCGCTCTACATCTTCGCCCGCAGCAACAACATCCCCTTCGAGTTCAAGCATGTGGAGCTGATGAAGG ggCAGCACAGGACAGAGGAGTTCCAGAAGGTGAACTCCCTGATGAAGGTGCCTGCGCTAAAGGATGGTTCTTTCACCTTAGCAGAGAG CATTGCAATCCTCCTGTACCTGGCACGGAAATTCAAGACTCCGGATCACTGGTACCCATCTGACCTGCAGAAGAGGGCCAGGGTTGATGAGTACCTGTCGTGGCAGCATGCCAACATCCGCGGGAAGGGGAGCAAGGTGTTCTTAACTAAG gtgctgctgcctctgctcacagggcagccccttcctccgGAGAAACTGGAAGGCATTACTGAAGAGCTGAACGTTGTCCTGAAGCAGTTTGAGGACAAATTCTTGCAGGACAAGCCCTTCATTGCAGGCAGCGAGGTCTCCCTGGCAGACCTTGTCGCGCTGGTGGAGCTTATGCAG cctgtggcCGCTGGCTATGACCTCTTTGAGGACAGGCCGAAGCTGGCAGAGTGGCGCAGGCGGGTGGAAGAAGTGGTGGGGAAGCAGCTCTTCCAGGAAGCCCACGAAGGGATCTTCAACATCAAGAACCTGACCGCTGATAAGATCGCACCTGAACTGCGGGAGCATTTCAAGCACCAGCTCCTAAAGCAGGCCAGCTAG